CTCGACGCCCAGGGAGCGAGCGTGCTGCCGCTTGCGACCTGACACACGGTTGCCGGATTTCGAGAGGGGGAATGTTTGTTGGATCCGGTAGTGTTAACCTCAAGTCTGCACCCGACCCCACCATGGCGAGGTGCTTCGTGTCCCCGTCCGGGACAGACATCCTTCCGGGAGCCTCCCAAGCCGCACTGTGTTCCGTACGGCGTACGCGGGCCGTACCTCGTACGCGGGCACTGAGCGACTGGCCGGGCACGCTCCGGAATAGGTGCGACCAAGCCTTGTGACACCGACACTCAGTGCCACAGCTCCGGGAAGCGCCATCACCCATTTCCTCCGCCTCTTTGGCGGACCACCGCCCCGGCACGGTCCACACAGCAAGGACCGAAGCCGGACAGCACAACCGGTCGCCGAGCCAGACAGGCCGACGTCCGCTCCAGGGAAGGACCCTTCGTGAGCGACACCACCGATCTGATGGGCGCACGTGTCGAGGAGACCGCTGCCGCGCCCGCCACGGACGCCTCCGCGCCTGCCACCGGTGCCGGCTCCCGGCGGCGCCGCGGTACCGGCCTCGAGGGCATGGTGCTGGCCGAGCTGCAGCAGGTCGCATCCGGCCTCGGTATCAGGGGCACAGGGCGCATGCGCAAGAGCCAGCTGATCGAGGTCATCAAGGAGGCGCAGGCGGGTGGGGGTGCCCCGGCCAAGTCCGCCGAGGCAGCCACCGAGACCAAGCCCAAGCGCCGCGCCACCTCGAAGGCGCGTACCGGCGAGGACTCAGCTCCCGCCGAGAAGGCCGAGAAGAAGGCCGAGAAGAAGGCCGAGGCTCCGGCCGAGAAGGCCGTGGCCCAGCAGCAGATCGAGATTCCCGGCCAGCCGGCCGGGGGCACCGCCCGCGCCGAAGCCGAGCGCGGGGCAGAGGAAGCCCCCGAGCGCCGCCGTCGCCGTGCCACCGCCGAGGCGGGCAGCCCCGAGACGGTCGCCGCCGAGGCGAAGAGCGAGCCGAAGGCCGAGACGCCCGCCCCGCAGGCGCAGGGCGACGCCAAGTCCGACGCCGACGGCGGCGAGGGCCGGCGCCGCGACCGCCGGGACCGCGGCCGTGACCGCGACCGTCGCGGCAAGGGCGACGACCAGCAGGGCCAGGGCGGCCAGCGGCAGCAGGGCCAGCAGCAGGGCGGCGGCCGTCAGGACCGCCAGCAGCGGGACAACGGCCCTCAGGACGACGACGACTTCGAGGGCGGCCGTCGAGGCCGGCGCGGGCGCTACCGCGACCGCCGTGGCCGTCGTGGCCGCGACGAGATGGGCCAGGAGCCGCAGATCACCGAGGACGACGTCCTGATCCCGGTCGCCGGCATCCTGGACATCCTCGACAACTACGCCTTCATCCGTACGTCGGGCTACCTGCCGGGTCCCAACGACGTGTACGTCTCCCTCGCCCAGGTCCGCAAGAACGGCCTGCGCAAGGGCGACCACGTCACCGGTGCGGTCCGTCAGCCCAAGGACGGCGAGCGCCGCGAGAAGTTCAACGCGCTGGTCCGTCTCGACTCCGTCAACGGCATGGCGCCCGAATCCGGGCGCGGCCGACCGGAGTTCAACAAGCTGACGCCGCTGTACCCGCAGGACCGCCTCCGTCTGGAGACGGACCCGGGCATCCTCACCACCCGCATCATCGACCTCGTCGCGCCGATCGGTAAGGGCCAGCGCGGTCTGATCGTGGCCCCGCCGAAGACCGGCAAGACCATGATCATGCAGGCGATCGCCAACGCGATCACGCACAACAACCCCGAGTGCCACCTGATGGTCGTCCTGGTCGACGAGCGTCCGGAAGAGGTCACCGACATGCAGCGGTCGGTGAAGGGCGAGGTCATCTCCTCGACCTTCGACCGCCCGGCCGAGGACCACACGACGGTTGCGGAGCTGGCGATCGAGCGGGCCAAGCGGCTCGTCGAGCTCGGCCATGACGTGGTCGTGCTGCTCGACTCCATCACGCGTCTGGGCCGTGCGTACAACCTGGCTGCGCCGGCTTCCGGTCGCATCCTCTCCGGTGGTGTCGACTCGACCGCGCTGTACCCGCCGAAGCGCTTCTTCGGTGCGGCCCGGAACATCGAGGACGGCGGCTCGCTCACCATCCTCGCGACGGCTCTCGTCGACACCGGGTCCCGCATGGACGAGGTGATCTTCGAGGAGTTCAAGGGCACGGGCAACGCCGAGCTGAAGCTCGACCGGAAGCTCGCGGACAAGAGGATCTTCCCGGCGGTGGACGTGGACGCGTCCGGCACCCGTAAGGAAGAGATCCTGCTCGCCAACGACGAACTTGCCATCGTCTGGAAGCTGCGGAGGGTGCTGCACGCGCTTGACCAGCAGCAGGCGGTGGAGCTGCTCCTCGACAAGATGAAGCAGACGAAGTCGAACGCCGAGTTCCTGATGCAGATTCAGAAGACGACGCCGACGCCCGGTAATGGCGACTAGTCACTCGGGGCTGTTGGTAGTCCGTCGACTGCCGGCTGTCTGTGGTTGATCGCGCAGTTCCCCGCGCCCCTTTGGGGCGCCTGGGCCGCTCCCTGTTTCCAGGGAGCGGCCCTTTCTGTTGCCCTGGCTCGGTGTACGATCACGCGGCTCGGACTGTTTTTCGAATCTGTGGTCCGAACTTCTGATCCCGAGGGGGGACTTGAGTGGGTACATCCATGTCTGGGGGCGGTCGGCACAGACGCCGGTTGCGGATCGCTCTTCCGATCACGGCGGCCGGTGTGGCCGCGGCCGTTGCTGCTGCGCTGCTGAGTACGTCGGCCGGTGCCGCCACCGCGCTTCCGGAGCCGAGGAAGAAGCCCGCCATCAAGACGGTGCCGCTCGCCGAGCTGGAGAAGCGGGTCGCCGGTGCGGTCGCGGGTGACGACGCCGCGGGGGAGACGACCAGCAAGTCGTCGCTGAGCGCCGGCACCAGCAGCGGCACCATCGACGCGAAGATCATCGGCGGGTCCACCACGACGATCACCTCGGCGCCGTGGATGGCCCAGCTCTGGTACTCCGACGAGGCCAACGACCTCGGCTTCTTCTGCGGCGGCGCCGTCGTCGCGCCGACGAAGATCCTGACCGCCGCGCACTGCGTCAAGGGCTACAACTGGGCCGCCCACGGTGCGGTGGTGACCGGGACCTCGACGATGCCCGACGACTCGGGCAACACCAACGGCACGGTCTCGCAGCCGCTGCGCCAGTGGAGCCACGCGTCGTACAGCGCACGGACCATCGACAACGACATCGCGGTCATCACCCTGGCGACGCCGGTCAAGGCGACGCCGATCCGCATGACGACGTCCGCTGACACCGCCTCGTACGCCGCCGGGACCAGTGCCAAGGTCTACGGCTGGGGTCGTACGAGCTCCACCACCCAGGACGTCTCCGACACTCTGAAGACGGCCACGCTGCCGATCCAGTCGGACACGACCTGTGCCAACTACTACGGCGCCGACTTCGTCAAGGGCCACATGGTCTGCGCGGGCAAGCCCGCAAGCGGCAGCGACAGCGGTACGACGTCCGCCTGCAACGGCGACTCCGGTGGCCCGCTCGTCGTCAACAACCGCATCGTGGGTGTCGTGTCCTGGGGTGTCGTGAACTGCGTCGAGAAGGGCGCGTACAGCGTCTTCTCGAAGGTGAAGACGTATGTCGGTGCCGCCTACCCGCAGGTCGACGACGCCAACATGAGCCACACCGACGGCAGGGCCGACCTCTTCGTGCGCAACGCGTCCACGAAGACGGGCTACGAGAAGGACTCCAAGGGCACGTCGTTCGGCGCCCGGCAGAGCCTGGGCAACTGGAGCGGCGTCAACACCGTCCTGCAGACCGACCTCGACCGGGACGGCGTCCAGGACTTCGTGTACCGCGTCGCCTCCACCGGTGACGTCTACTGGATGCACTACGTGCGCTCCACGGAGACCTGGACCGAGAAGCAGATCTTCGACAACTGGAAGACCCGCACCCGGATCGTCACCCCCGGTGACCTGACCGGCGACTATCTGCCCGACCTGCTGTCCGTGGACTCCGGCGGCAAGCTGTGGCTCTACCCGGGCAAGGGCAACGGCTCCTTCTCGGCCCGTACACAGGTCGGCTCGGGCACGGGCTGGAACCAGTACAACAGCATGCGCGGCAAGGGTGACTTCAACGCCGACGGCAAGGCCGACGTGATCGTGCGCAACCGGAGCACCGGCGCCGTCTACCTGTACAAGGGAACCGGCAACGCCTCGAGCCCCTTCTTGGCCCGGGTCAAGGTGCGCACCTGGAGCAACACGACGTACAACGCCTTCGACGCCATCGGTGACGTCAACGGCGACAGCAAGGCCGACTTCCTGGCCCGTACGCCCGGCGGCACGCTCTATCTGTACAAGGGCACCGGAAAGGCCACGAGCGAGATCTTTGCCACAAGGGTCTCGGTCGGGACGGACTTCAAGCAGTACGACATCTTCGGCTGAAACAGCAGGTGAACGGGGTGCGTCCAGCACCACACGCCACGCACTGTGCCCACCGCCCCACGCGGTGGGCACAGTGCGTTGTGCAACCCTTTCCCGGGTTTCCCCGTCTGACCGGTCGGGGCGAAGATGGAGCGATACATGTCGCTTCGCCCGGGCCTGACCCTGAACGCGAGGGGTAACCGACCCGACGAGAACCGAGGAGCACATGTCTGCCGAGAGCACACCGGACCCCGGCATACCGGGGGAGTCCGGGACCACGGGCCCGCGCCACCGCGCCAAGGGCCGCCGCCGCAAGCCTCGCGGCAACCGCCGCAAGGGACTGCTCGTCACGGCCTGGGTGGCCGGGGGCATCGTGGTGCTGGGCGGCACCGGCGTCGGGTACGTGTACTTCAAGCTCAACGGCAACCTCAAGAGCGTCGACATCGACCAGGCCCTCGGCACCAACCGGCCCACCAAGGTCGACAACGGCTCCGAGAACATCCTCGTCCTGGGCTCCGACACCCGCTCCGGCTCCAACCAGAAGCTCGGCGGCGGTGCCGACGACGGCAGCGCCCGCTCCGACACCGCGATGATCGTGCACGTCTACAAGGGCCACAAGAAGGCCAGCGTGGTGTCCATCCCGCGTGACACCCTCATCGACCGTCCCGAGTGCACCGACACCAACGGCGACACCCACGACGCCGCGACCGACGTCATGTTCAACTCGGCGTACACCACCGGCGGCGCGGCCTGCGCGGTGAAGACCGTCGAGTCGCTCACCGACCTGCGCATGGACCACTACCTCGAGGTCGACTTCAGCGGCTTCCAGAAGCTCATCGACGAGCTCGGCGGCGTCAAGGTGACCACCAGCCGGGCCATCAACGACCCCGACAGCCACCTGGACCTCAAGGCCGGCACCCACAAGCTCACCGGCGAGCAGGCACTCGGCCTGGTCCGCACCCGGCACGGCGTCGGCGACGGCTCCGACCTCGGCCGGATCCAGCTCCAGCAGGCCTTCGTCAAGGCGCTCGTCGAGCAGGTCAAGGACGTCGGCCTCTTCACCAACCCGAAGAAGCTGTACGACCTCGCCGACACCGCCACCAAGGCCGTCACCACAGACTCCGACCTGGGCTCGGTCAACTCCCTCATGTCGTTCGCCAATGGCCTCAAGGGCATCAGCGCGAAGAACATGAACATGGTCACGATGCCGGTCCAGTACGACGCCGCCGACGCCAACCGCGTCCTCGTCGACGACACCAAGGCCCAGCAGGTCTGGACGGCCCTGAAGAACGACAAGCCGATCCCGAAGTCGGCGACGAAGGGTACGGCGACCGGTCAGGCCAACGGTGTGGTCAGCGCCGGTTAGGGGCGCGGGGCTGTATCAATTTGCGGCTCCGCCGCGTGGGCGCGCTCAGCCCCCACCGACCCGCAGGGAATAGACGACACCCACCCCCCGTTTTGGGGGATGGCCCCAGTCCTGGCAGACTGGTACGTCGGCCCCGGTTCACGCCTCCGCACCCCGCGGCTGCGACCCGGCGCCCTCCCGAAACTAGGAGACACCCTTGAAGCGCGACATCCACCCCGAGTACGTCGAGACGCAGGTCAGCTGCACCTGTGGCGCGTCGTTCACCACTCGCAGCACGATCTCCAGCGGTTCCATCCGCGCCGAGGTCTGCTCCGAGTGCCACCCGTTCTACACGGGCAAGCAGAAGATCCTCGACACCGGTGGCCGTGTGGCCCGCTTCGAGGCCCGCTTCGGCAAGGCTGCCGGCTCCAAGAAGTAGCGAGCCCCATTTCGCCGGTCCACGGCCGCGCCCCTCTTCGGCGCGCCGGGACCGGCGTTTTTGGTCGTCCGCCCTTCACCCACGTACGTACAACAGGAGCCAGAGATGTTCGAGGCCGTCGAGGAGCTCATCGCCGAGCACGCCGACCTGGAGAAGAAGCTCGCCGACCCGTCGGTCCACGCCGACCAGGCCAACGCGCGCAAGCTGAACAAGCGCTACGCCGAGCTCACCCCGATCGTCGCCACGTACCGCTCCTGGAAGCAGATGGGCGGCGACATCGAGACGGCCCGTGAACTCGGCGCCGACGACCCGGAGTTCGCCGCCGAGGTGAAGGAGCTGGAGAAGCAGCGTGAGGAGCTGACGGAGAAGCTGCGGCTGCTCCTCGTTCCGCGCGACCCCAGCGACGACAAGGACGTGATCCTCGAGATCAAGGCGGGCGCGGGCGGTGACGAGTCCGCTCTGTTCGCCGGTGACCTGCTGCGGATGTATCTGCGGTACGCCGAGCGGATCGGTTGGAAGACCGAGATCATCGACGCCACCGAGTCCGAGCTGGGCGGCTACAAGGACGTCCAGGTCGCCGTGAAGACCAAGGGCGGCCAGGGCGCCACCGAGCCGGGTCAGGGTGTCTGGGCGCGGCTGAAGTACGAGGGCGGCGTGCACCGCGTACAGCGTGTGCCGGCCACCGAGTCCCAGGGCCGTATCCACACCTCCGCGGCCGGTGTGCTGGTGACGCCCGAGGCCGAAGAGGTCGACGTCGAGATCAACCCGAACGACCTCCGGATCGACGTCTACCGCTCCTCCGGACCCGGCGGACAGTCCGTCAACACGACCGACTCCGCCGTGCGCATCACGCACATTCCCACCGGAGTGGTCGCCTCCTGCCAGAACGAGAAGAGCCAGCTGCAGAACAAGGAGCAGGCACTGCGTATCCTGCGCTCCAGGCTGCTCGCCGCGGCGCAGGAGGAGGCGGAGAAGGAGGCCGCCGACGCCCGCCGCAGCCAGGTCCGCACCGTCGACCGCTCCGAGAAGATCCGTACGTACAACTTCCCGGAGAATCGCATCTCGGACCACCGCGTCGGATTCAAGGCGTACAACCTGGACCAGGTCCTGGACGGCGAACTCGACGCGGTGATCCAGGCCTGCGTCGACGCGGACTCGGCCGCCAAGCTCGCAGCCGCGTAGAGCCGTGTAAGGGACGTACGAGAAGGACCAGTACCGGAGGACATGCGTGCAGCCATCATTTGGGGGGCGACCCTCAAGTCCCCGCAGCGTGCTGCTCGCTGAGGTAGCTCAGGCCACCCAGCGGCTGGCCGACGCCGGCGTGCCCTCGCCGCGCAACGACGCGGAGGAGCTCGCCGCGTTCGTGCACGGCGTGAAGCGGGGCGAGCTGCACACCGTCAAGGACGCCGACTTCGACGCCCGGTACTGGGAGGTCATCGCCCGCCGTGAGCAGCGCGAGCCGCTCCAGCACATCACCGGGCGGGCCTACTTCCGCTATCTCGAACTCCAAGTCGGGCCCGGGGTGTTCGTCCCGCGCCCCGAGACCGAGTCGGTCGTCGGCTGGGCCATAGACGCCGTACGCGCCATGGACGTCGTGGAGCCACTCATCGTGGACCTGTGCACCGGCTCCGGCGCCATCGCGCTCGCCCTCGCCCAGGAGGTCCCGCGCTCCCGTGTGCACGCCGTGGAGCTGTCCGAGGACGCCCTTCAGTGGACCCGCAAGAACGTGGCGGGGTCCAGGGTCGACCTGCGCCAGGGCGACGCCCTCACCGCCTTCCCGGACCTCGACGGCCAGGTCGACCTGGTGATCTCCAACCCGCCGTACATCCCGCTGACGGAATGGGAGTACGTCAATCCCGAGGCGAGGGACTACGATCCCGAACTCGCCCTGTTCTCCGGCGAGGACGGCCTCGACCTCATCCGCGGCCTGGAACGGACTGCACACCGGCTCCTGCGCCCCGGCGGGGTCGTCGTCATCGAGCACGCCGACACCCAGGGCGGCCAGGTGCCGTGGATCTTCACCGAGGAGCGGGGCTGGGCCGACGCGGCCGACCACCCCGACCTGAACAACCGCCCACGGTTCGCGACGGCCCGCAAGGCGCTGCCGTGACCGGCCCGCAGACTGTTGTCCCGAAGTACGTGTACGAGGAGGCCCGCTAGATATGGCACGGCGATACGACACCAATGACGCGACCGACCGCACCACCGGTCTGCGTGAGGCCGCGTCCGCCGTCCGCCGTGGCGAACTCGTGGTCCTCCCCACCGACACGGTGTACGGCATCGGTGCCGACGCGTTCTCCTCGGAAGCCGTCACCGACCTGCTCGAGGCCAAGGGGCGGGGCCGCAATATGCCCACCCCGGTCCTCATCGGCTCCCCGAACACCTTGCACGGCCTGGTCACGGACTTCTCCGAGATGGCCTGGGAACTGGTCGACGCCTTCTGGCCGGGCGCGCTGACGCTGGTCGCCAAGCACCAGCCGTCGCTCCAGTGGGACTTGGGGGACACCCGGGGCACGGTCGCCGTGCGCATGCCGCTGCACCCGGTCGCCATCGAACTGCTCACCGAGGTCGGCCCCATGGCCGTGTCGTCGGCGAACCTCACCGGCCACCCGGCGCCGGAGGACTGTGACGCCGCGCAGGGCATGCTGGGCGACTCGGTGTCCGTCTACCTCGACGGCGGGCCCACGCCCGGCAACGTGCCCTCCTCCATCGTCGACGTCACCCGCGAGGTGCCGCTGCTGCTGCGTGCGGGCGCCCTCTCGGCGGAGGAGCTGCGCAAGGTCGTACCCGACCTCGAGGTGGCCAATTGACAGCCCCTGACGCGGGGCGTGGCATATGGAACGGGGAAGAGACGGGGACCTTCGGGCTTCCACTGGACAGCTTCCGCATCCTCCACGTCAGCACCGGCAACGTGTGCCGCTCGCCGATCACCGAGCGGCTGACCCGTCATGCCCTGGCGGACCGGCTCGGCGACCCGCTGTGGGGCGGGCTGATCGTGGAGAGCGCGGGCACCTGGGGCCATGAGGGTGCGCCCATGGAGGCCAACGCGGAGACCGTGCTGGCCGACTTCGGCGCGGACGCCTCCGGGTTCGTCGGGCGGGAACTGCTGGACGACCACGTGATCCGCGCCGACCTGGTGCTGACCGCCACCCGCGACCACCGGGCGCAGGTCATCTCCATGGGGCACTCCGCCGGCCTGCGCACCTTCACCCTCAAGGAGTTCACCCGCCTGGTGAAGGCGATCGACCCGGCGACGCTGCCTCCGCTGGAGGACGGAATGGTCGCCCGGGCGCGTGCGCTTGTCCGCGCCGCAGCAGCTCTACGCGGGTGGCTCCTGGCCCCCACGGCGCAGGCGGACGAGGTGTACGACCCCTACGGCGCCCCGCTGACGTTCTTCCGCTCCGTCGGCGACGAAATAAACCAGGCGCTGGACCCGGTCGTCACCGCACTCACAGGCGTACCCGCCAGGACGTGACAACCGAGCGCCCCTGAGGTCCCGGGCCTACATTGGTGCTACGTCAGTGTCGACGCTCCGGGAGCCCACCATGACGGTCACCCATACCCTCGATGCCGATGTGCTGCGCCGCCAGGATCCCGAACTGGCGGGGATTCTGCTCGGGGAGCTGGAACGGCAGTCGACGACGTTGCAGTTGATCGCCGCCGAGAACTTCACGTCACCGGCGGTGCTGGCGGCGCTCGGGTCGCCGCTCGCCAACAAGTACGCGGAGGGCTATCCCGGGGCCCGGCACCACGGCGGCTGCGAGATCGTCGACGTCGCCGAGCGCATCGCCGTCGACCGGGCCAAGGCGCTGTTCGGGGCGGAGCACGCCAATGTGCAGTCCCACTCCGGATCATCGGCCGTCCTCGCCGCGTACGCCGCCCTGCTGCGGCCCGGCGACACCGTCCTCGCCCTGGGCCTGCCGCACGGCGGCCACCTCACCCACGGCTCGCCCGCGAACTTCTCCGGCCGCTGGTTCGACTTCGTCGGCTACGGCGTGGACGCGGAGACCGGGCTCATCGACCACGACCAGGTGCGCACCCTCGCCCGTACCCATCGGCCCAAGGCGATCGTGTGCGGGTCCATCGCCTACCCGCGGCACATCGACTACGCCCTGTTCCGTGAGGTCGCCGACGAGGTGGGCGCCTATCTGATCGCCGACGCCGCGCACCCGATCGGGCTGGTCGCCGGGGGAGCGGCGCCCAGTCCGGTGCCGTACGCCGATGTCGTCTGTGCCACCACGCACAAGGTGCTGCGGGGTCCGCGCGGCGGCATGATCCTGTGCGGCCACGAACTGGCCGAGCGGGTCGACCGGGCCGTG
This genomic window from Streptomyces sp. DG2A-72 contains:
- the prfA gene encoding peptide chain release factor 1, giving the protein MFEAVEELIAEHADLEKKLADPSVHADQANARKLNKRYAELTPIVATYRSWKQMGGDIETARELGADDPEFAAEVKELEKQREELTEKLRLLLVPRDPSDDKDVILEIKAGAGGDESALFAGDLLRMYLRYAERIGWKTEIIDATESELGGYKDVQVAVKTKGGQGATEPGQGVWARLKYEGGVHRVQRVPATESQGRIHTSAAGVLVTPEAEEVDVEINPNDLRIDVYRSSGPGGQSVNTTDSAVRITHIPTGVVASCQNEKSQLQNKEQALRILRSRLLAAAQEEAEKEAADARRSQVRTVDRSEKIRTYNFPENRISDHRVGFKAYNLDQVLDGELDAVIQACVDADSAAKLAAA
- the rho gene encoding transcription termination factor Rho, coding for MSDTTDLMGARVEETAAAPATDASAPATGAGSRRRRGTGLEGMVLAELQQVASGLGIRGTGRMRKSQLIEVIKEAQAGGGAPAKSAEAATETKPKRRATSKARTGEDSAPAEKAEKKAEKKAEAPAEKAVAQQQIEIPGQPAGGTARAEAERGAEEAPERRRRRATAEAGSPETVAAEAKSEPKAETPAPQAQGDAKSDADGGEGRRRDRRDRGRDRDRRGKGDDQQGQGGQRQQGQQQGGGRQDRQQRDNGPQDDDDFEGGRRGRRGRYRDRRGRRGRDEMGQEPQITEDDVLIPVAGILDILDNYAFIRTSGYLPGPNDVYVSLAQVRKNGLRKGDHVTGAVRQPKDGERREKFNALVRLDSVNGMAPESGRGRPEFNKLTPLYPQDRLRLETDPGILTTRIIDLVAPIGKGQRGLIVAPPKTGKTMIMQAIANAITHNNPECHLMVVLVDERPEEVTDMQRSVKGEVISSTFDRPAEDHTTVAELAIERAKRLVELGHDVVVLLDSITRLGRAYNLAAPASGRILSGGVDSTALYPPKRFFGAARNIEDGGSLTILATALVDTGSRMDEVIFEEFKGTGNAELKLDRKLADKRIFPAVDVDASGTRKEEILLANDELAIVWKLRRVLHALDQQQAVELLLDKMKQTKSNAEFLMQIQKTTPTPGNGD
- a CDS encoding LCP family protein, which codes for MSAESTPDPGIPGESGTTGPRHRAKGRRRKPRGNRRKGLLVTAWVAGGIVVLGGTGVGYVYFKLNGNLKSVDIDQALGTNRPTKVDNGSENILVLGSDTRSGSNQKLGGGADDGSARSDTAMIVHVYKGHKKASVVSIPRDTLIDRPECTDTNGDTHDAATDVMFNSAYTTGGAACAVKTVESLTDLRMDHYLEVDFSGFQKLIDELGGVKVTTSRAINDPDSHLDLKAGTHKLTGEQALGLVRTRHGVGDGSDLGRIQLQQAFVKALVEQVKDVGLFTNPKKLYDLADTATKAVTTDSDLGSVNSLMSFANGLKGISAKNMNMVTMPVQYDAADANRVLVDDTKAQQVWTALKNDKPIPKSATKGTATGQANGVVSAG
- the rpmE gene encoding 50S ribosomal protein L31 — encoded protein: MKRDIHPEYVETQVSCTCGASFTTRSTISSGSIRAEVCSECHPFYTGKQKILDTGGRVARFEARFGKAAGSKK
- the glyA gene encoding serine hydroxymethyltransferase, with the protein product MTVTHTLDADVLRRQDPELAGILLGELERQSTTLQLIAAENFTSPAVLAALGSPLANKYAEGYPGARHHGGCEIVDVAERIAVDRAKALFGAEHANVQSHSGSSAVLAAYAALLRPGDTVLALGLPHGGHLTHGSPANFSGRWFDFVGYGVDAETGLIDHDQVRTLARTHRPKAIVCGSIAYPRHIDYALFREVADEVGAYLIADAAHPIGLVAGGAAPSPVPYADVVCATTHKVLRGPRGGMILCGHELAERVDRAVFPFTQGGAQMHTVAAKAVAFGEAATPAFTVYAHQVVANARVLAAGLADEGFVVTTGGTDTHLITADPAPLGVDGRTARGRLAAAGMVMDCCALPHGDARGLRLGTAAVTTQGMGEEEMGSIAALLAGVLRGTVDSQRAREEVRELAGRFPPYPG
- a CDS encoding protein-tyrosine-phosphatase — encoded protein: MTAPDAGRGIWNGEETGTFGLPLDSFRILHVSTGNVCRSPITERLTRHALADRLGDPLWGGLIVESAGTWGHEGAPMEANAETVLADFGADASGFVGRELLDDHVIRADLVLTATRDHRAQVISMGHSAGLRTFTLKEFTRLVKAIDPATLPPLEDGMVARARALVRAAAALRGWLLAPTAQADEVYDPYGAPLTFFRSVGDEINQALDPVVTALTGVPART
- a CDS encoding L-threonylcarbamoyladenylate synthase; this translates as MARRYDTNDATDRTTGLREAASAVRRGELVVLPTDTVYGIGADAFSSEAVTDLLEAKGRGRNMPTPVLIGSPNTLHGLVTDFSEMAWELVDAFWPGALTLVAKHQPSLQWDLGDTRGTVAVRMPLHPVAIELLTEVGPMAVSSANLTGHPAPEDCDAAQGMLGDSVSVYLDGGPTPGNVPSSIVDVTREVPLLLRAGALSAEELRKVVPDLEVAN
- the prmC gene encoding peptide chain release factor N(5)-glutamine methyltransferase, encoding MLLAEVAQATQRLADAGVPSPRNDAEELAAFVHGVKRGELHTVKDADFDARYWEVIARREQREPLQHITGRAYFRYLELQVGPGVFVPRPETESVVGWAIDAVRAMDVVEPLIVDLCTGSGAIALALAQEVPRSRVHAVELSEDALQWTRKNVAGSRVDLRQGDALTAFPDLDGQVDLVISNPPYIPLTEWEYVNPEARDYDPELALFSGEDGLDLIRGLERTAHRLLRPGGVVVIEHADTQGGQVPWIFTEERGWADAADHPDLNNRPRFATARKALP
- a CDS encoding trypsin-like serine protease, with the protein product MSGGGRHRRRLRIALPITAAGVAAAVAAALLSTSAGAATALPEPRKKPAIKTVPLAELEKRVAGAVAGDDAAGETTSKSSLSAGTSSGTIDAKIIGGSTTTITSAPWMAQLWYSDEANDLGFFCGGAVVAPTKILTAAHCVKGYNWAAHGAVVTGTSTMPDDSGNTNGTVSQPLRQWSHASYSARTIDNDIAVITLATPVKATPIRMTTSADTASYAAGTSAKVYGWGRTSSTTQDVSDTLKTATLPIQSDTTCANYYGADFVKGHMVCAGKPASGSDSGTTSACNGDSGGPLVVNNRIVGVVSWGVVNCVEKGAYSVFSKVKTYVGAAYPQVDDANMSHTDGRADLFVRNASTKTGYEKDSKGTSFGARQSLGNWSGVNTVLQTDLDRDGVQDFVYRVASTGDVYWMHYVRSTETWTEKQIFDNWKTRTRIVTPGDLTGDYLPDLLSVDSGGKLWLYPGKGNGSFSARTQVGSGTGWNQYNSMRGKGDFNADGKADVIVRNRSTGAVYLYKGTGNASSPFLARVKVRTWSNTTYNAFDAIGDVNGDSKADFLARTPGGTLYLYKGTGKATSEIFATRVSVGTDFKQYDIFG